A portion of the Dehalococcoidia bacterium genome contains these proteins:
- a CDS encoding MBL fold metallo-hydrolase produces the protein MEPQQVSDHVYSLPARPAFYTGPLAPNVYLVWDGDEGALIDSGFSDDDSVRQRLAYLERFPGLRLRYIVLTHHHFDHASGAHRLAEATGAQVLLHPQEVTFLRRWQDDIPQDVDVPEEAGELRERALRFRRDAAQAAQGAGPLQDEQVVRIGGLALEAVHTPGHTMGSLCLLLREEGVLFTGDTVLGLGTVAVSPPPYGDMALYLRSLERLKGLGASLLLPGHGPPVRDVAHKIQELIDHRHERERQVLGLLAQGKDTVNALLGAIYPELDRRIIPMARRQVEAHLHKLEQEGKVRRLPGAEPRFVLA, from the coding sequence TTGGAACCTCAGCAAGTGAGCGACCACGTTTATTCCCTGCCCGCCCGCCCGGCCTTCTACACCGGCCCCCTGGCCCCCAATGTCTACCTGGTGTGGGACGGCGATGAGGGAGCCCTCATCGATAGCGGCTTCAGCGACGATGATTCGGTGAGGCAGAGGCTTGCCTACCTGGAGCGATTCCCGGGCCTACGTCTCAGGTACATCGTCCTGACCCACCACCACTTCGACCACGCCAGCGGCGCCCACCGTCTGGCCGAGGCCACGGGGGCCCAGGTCCTCCTCCACCCCCAGGAGGTGACCTTCTTGCGGCGTTGGCAGGACGACATACCCCAGGATGTAGATGTGCCAGAGGAGGCAGGGGAGCTGCGAGAGCGCGCTCTGCGCTTCCGTCGCGACGCCGCCCAGGCCGCCCAGGGCGCAGGCCCTTTGCAAGATGAGCAGGTGGTGCGGATAGGGGGCCTCGCTCTAGAGGCCGTTCACACCCCAGGGCACACCATGGGCTCCCTTTGCCTGCTTCTGCGGGAGGAGGGGGTGCTCTTCACAGGCGACACCGTGTTGGGCCTGGGGACGGTGGCCGTCTCCCCTCCCCCTTATGGCGATATGGCCCTCTACCTCCGCTCCCTGGAGCGGCTTAAGGGCCTTGGGGCCTCCCTCCTCCTGCCTGGCCATGGCCCCCCAGTGCGAGATGTGGCCCATAAGATCCAGGAGCTCATTGACCATCGCCACGAGCGGGAGAGGCAAGTGCTGGGGCTTCTGGCCCAGGGCAAAGACACGGTGAACGCCCTGTTGGGAGCTATATACCCCGAGCTGGACCGGCGCATCATCCCTATGGCCCGCAGGCAGGTGGAGGCCCACCTGCACAAGTTGGAGCAAGAGGGCAAGGTCCGCCGCTTGCCCGGGGCGGAGCCCCGATTCGTACTGGCCTGA
- a CDS encoding MBL fold metallo-hydrolase, which translates to MRILEDGALRLFWLGPLGPFANNAFVIADAHSREALVVDMPAGSEEVVKAIQGLTVRGILITHTHHDHWLGYEVVKGATGAPVYCHPAEERMPRERVDLPLEDGQELAVGTIKVRVIHTPGHTPGSCCFLVGRYLISGDTLFPGGPGRTETPQDLRQIIASITQKLYVLPDETLVLPGHGDATTIGKSKAEYAVFASRPHPSDLCGDVLWESS; encoded by the coding sequence GTGCGGATCTTGGAGGATGGCGCCCTGCGGCTTTTTTGGCTGGGCCCTCTGGGCCCCTTCGCCAACAACGCCTTCGTGATAGCCGATGCCCACTCCCGTGAGGCCCTGGTGGTGGACATGCCCGCTGGCTCAGAGGAGGTGGTGAAGGCCATCCAGGGCCTAACGGTGCGGGGCATCCTCATCACCCACACCCATCACGACCACTGGCTGGGCTACGAGGTGGTCAAGGGGGCCACCGGCGCTCCTGTCTATTGCCATCCTGCCGAGGAACGCATGCCCAGGGAGAGGGTGGACCTGCCGCTGGAGGACGGCCAGGAGCTAGCAGTGGGCACCATCAAGGTGAGGGTCATCCATACCCCGGGGCACACCCCGGGCAGCTGCTGCTTCCTGGTGGGGCGCTACCTCATCTCCGGCGATACCCTCTTCCCTGGCGGGCCGGGCCGCACCGAGACGCCCCAGGACCTACGGCAGATCATCGCCTCCATCACCCAAAAGCTGTACGTGCTGCCCGACGAGACACTAGTGCTGCCAGGCCATGGCGATGCCACCACCATCGGCAAGTCCAAGGCCGAGTATGCCGTGTTCGCCTCTCGCCCCCACCCCTCCGACCTGTGTGGCGACGTGCTGTGGGAGTCGTCCTGA
- a CDS encoding riboflavin synthase — MGIFTGIIEEVGQVLEAEKGRLRIQAHTCLEGTRLGDSIAVNGVDLTVAEMDSRSFTFWVMPETYRRTNLSDLSPGDLVNLERALTPTSRLSGHLVRGVVEATGVLLSLQPEEDAVIARYGAPPEIMRYVVVKGPIAVDGVSLTVIDRGRDWFAVSLVRYTQEHTNLVKRRPGQRVNLETDILARYLEQLLMERGDRGECP; from the coding sequence ATGGGCATCTTTACCGGCATCATAGAGGAGGTGGGGCAGGTACTGGAGGCCGAGAAGGGGCGTCTGCGCATCCAGGCCCACACGTGTCTGGAGGGGACACGGCTGGGCGACTCCATCGCTGTCAACGGCGTGGACCTAACGGTGGCCGAGATGGACTCCCGCTCCTTCACTTTCTGGGTCATGCCCGAGACCTACCGTCGCACCAACCTCTCGGACCTCTCCCCTGGCGACCTGGTGAACCTGGAGCGGGCCCTCACCCCCACCTCCCGCCTCTCGGGCCATCTGGTGCGAGGGGTGGTGGAGGCCACAGGGGTGCTCCTCTCCCTGCAGCCTGAGGAAGATGCCGTCATCGCCCGCTACGGGGCGCCGCCGGAGATCATGCGCTATGTGGTGGTCAAGGGCCCTATCGCTGTGGACGGCGTGAGCCTGACGGTCATCGACCGGGGCCGCGATTGGTTTGCCGTCTCCCTGGTGCGTTACACTCAGGAGCACACCAACTTGGTGAAACGGCGCCCAGGGCAGCGGGTCAACCTGGAGACGGACATCTTGGCCCGCTACCTGGAGCAGCTGCTGATGGAGAGGGGTGACCGCGGGGAGTGCCCGTAA
- a CDS encoding bifunctional 3,4-dihydroxy-2-butanone-4-phosphate synthase/GTP cyclohydrolase II, whose protein sequence is MGLATVEEAISEYKEGRFVIILDDEERENEGDLTIPAQFVTPEHIAFMLQHTSGIICVSMTGERLDQLGIPMMVSNNTSRHGTAFTVSVDARYGITTGVSAHDRAETVRVLIDPKTRPDDLVMPGHVYPLRAREGGVLVRAGHTEAVVDLCRLAGLYPAGVLSELMNRDGTMMRWPRIARFARRHGIKVITINQLIRYRMQRERLVERVAEARLPTPYGEFRLIAYRSSVDANEHVALVMGEISPHEPVLVRVHSQCVTGDVFGSLRCDCGQQVQLALERIAQEGKGVFLYMRQEGRGIGLCNKVRAYSLQDSHGLDTVEANLALGFPPDRRDYGIGMQILVDLGVRKMRLLTNNPSKRAGLEGYGLEIVERVPIVAPPNPHNRRYLETKRDKLGHLIDIPL, encoded by the coding sequence TTGGGCCTAGCAACGGTAGAGGAGGCCATCAGCGAGTATAAGGAAGGCCGGTTCGTCATCATCCTGGACGACGAGGAGCGGGAGAACGAGGGCGATCTAACCATCCCTGCCCAGTTTGTGACCCCTGAGCACATCGCCTTCATGCTGCAACATACCAGTGGCATCATCTGCGTGTCCATGACGGGGGAGAGGTTGGACCAGCTGGGCATCCCCATGATGGTCAGCAACAACACCTCCCGCCACGGCACGGCCTTCACGGTGTCCGTGGACGCCCGCTACGGTATCACCACCGGCGTCTCTGCCCACGACCGTGCGGAGACGGTGAGGGTGCTCATCGACCCCAAGACACGGCCCGATGACCTGGTCATGCCTGGGCACGTATACCCCCTGCGGGCGCGGGAGGGAGGGGTGCTGGTGCGGGCCGGACATACGGAGGCGGTGGTGGACCTGTGCCGCCTGGCCGGCCTCTACCCTGCTGGCGTCCTCAGCGAGCTGATGAACCGGGACGGCACCATGATGCGTTGGCCCCGCATCGCGCGCTTCGCCCGCCGCCACGGCATCAAGGTCATCACCATCAACCAGCTTATTCGCTACCGTATGCAGCGGGAACGGCTGGTGGAGAGGGTGGCGGAAGCCCGTCTTCCCACCCCCTACGGCGAGTTTCGCCTCATCGCCTATCGCTCTTCGGTGGATGCCAACGAACACGTGGCCCTGGTAATGGGGGAGATATCTCCCCATGAGCCGGTGCTGGTGCGGGTGCACAGCCAGTGCGTCACCGGGGACGTGTTCGGTAGCCTTCGGTGCGATTGCGGCCAGCAGGTGCAGTTGGCCCTGGAGCGCATCGCTCAGGAGGGCAAGGGGGTCTTCCTCTACATGCGCCAGGAAGGGAGAGGCATCGGCCTGTGCAACAAGGTGCGGGCCTATTCCCTGCAGGACAGCCACGGCCTGGACACGGTGGAGGCTAATCTCGCCCTGGGGTTCCCACCGGACCGGCGCGACTATGGCATAGGCATGCAGATCCTGGTGGACCTGGGGGTGCGCAAGATGCGTCTGCTCACCAACAACCCCAGCAAGCGGGCAGGGCTGGAGGGCTACGGGCTAGAGATCGTGGAGCGGGTTCCCATCGTGGCCCCTCCCAATCCCCATAACCGCCGCTACCTGGAGACTAAGCGCGATAAGCTGGGCCACCTCATCGACATCCCGTTGTGA
- the ribH gene encoding 6,7-dimethyl-8-ribityllumazine synthase, producing MRAVWRGRCDGRGLSFAVAVARFNEEVTTRLLEGALQAFKERGAETVDVVWVPGSLELPVAAKWLAASGRYHAIVALGCVIRHETRHFDLVITGATHGLVQVAVETGVPVLHGILACYTKEQALDRAGGPRGNKGYEVALQAMEMASLMRSLSAATPSLPQEGG from the coding sequence GTGAGGGCCGTCTGGCGGGGGCGTTGCGATGGCCGGGGCCTCTCCTTCGCCGTGGCAGTGGCCCGCTTCAACGAGGAGGTGACCACCCGCCTGCTGGAGGGGGCCCTCCAAGCGTTTAAGGAACGCGGGGCGGAGACGGTGGACGTGGTCTGGGTGCCGGGTTCCCTGGAGCTGCCAGTGGCCGCCAAGTGGTTGGCAGCTAGCGGCCGCTATCACGCCATCGTGGCCTTGGGGTGTGTCATCCGACACGAGACCCGCCACTTCGACCTGGTCATAACAGGGGCCACCCATGGCTTAGTTCAAGTGGCGGTGGAGACGGGGGTGCCTGTGCTCCACGGGATCTTGGCCTGTTATACCAAAGAGCAGGCCCTGGACCGGGCCGGCGGCCCCAGGGGCAACAAAGGATATGAGGTAGCCCTTCAGGCCATGGAGATGGCCAGCCTTATGCGCTCCCTATCTGCTGCTACCCCCTCCTTGCCTCAGGAGGGTGGTTAG
- a CDS encoding alpha/beta hydrolase — translation MEQERHQPTSHYYVSQRLRLHYVRWGDGHRPPLFLIHGSLDHCRSWDLVAQALMDRYTIYAPDLRGHGDSDWAIGGTYSFPEFVLDIAALADTVDRDPIVIIGHSLGGGIALQYAGIFPQRVAKVVSIEGWGPPVIDNPPAHVRMRQWIEQMRELERRQPRRYPTLEDAVRRMKEANPHLTDEMARHLTIHGVRRNEDGTYSWKFDNYMRQRSPYGFNLADAQDIWAQITAPVLLVKGAESWAPDPAKDGRTKVIRNARSVIIEGAGHWVHHDQLERFLQVVNEFLGS, via the coding sequence ATGGAGCAGGAGAGGCATCAGCCCACATCCCATTACTACGTCTCGCAGCGGCTACGTCTCCATTACGTGCGCTGGGGCGATGGTCACCGCCCTCCCCTATTCCTTATCCACGGCAGCCTAGACCACTGTCGGAGCTGGGACCTGGTGGCCCAGGCCCTCATGGACCGCTACACCATCTATGCCCCCGACCTAAGGGGCCATGGCGATTCTGATTGGGCCATCGGCGGCACCTACAGCTTTCCCGAGTTCGTCCTGGACATCGCTGCCCTGGCGGACACCGTGGATCGCGACCCCATCGTCATCATCGGCCACTCCTTGGGAGGGGGCATAGCCCTACAGTATGCGGGGATCTTCCCCCAGCGGGTGGCCAAGGTGGTCTCCATCGAGGGGTGGGGACCGCCAGTCATCGATAACCCCCCAGCCCATGTGCGCATGCGTCAATGGATCGAGCAGATGAGGGAGCTGGAGCGGCGCCAGCCCCGGCGCTATCCTACCCTGGAGGACGCCGTGCGCCGCATGAAAGAGGCCAATCCCCACCTCACCGATGAGATGGCCCGCCACCTGACTATCCACGGGGTGCGACGCAACGAGGACGGCACCTACTCCTGGAAGTTCGACAACTACATGCGCCAGCGCTCACCCTACGGCTTCAACCTGGCCGATGCCCAGGACATCTGGGCCCAGATCACCGCACCCGTCCTCCTAGTCAAGGGGGCCGAGAGCTGGGCCCCCGACCCCGCCAAGGATGGCCGCACCAAGGTCATCCGCAACGCCCGTTCGGTCATCATCGAGGGGGCGGGCCACTGGGTCCATCACGACCAGCTCGAGCGCTTTTTGCAGGTGGTCAACGAATTCCTGGGGAGCTGA
- a CDS encoding DUF488 domain-containing protein: MYTVGHSNRGWEEFLAALLAHGVGHLVDIRRWPTSRRHPHFCRGHLSWALPAAGIGYWHLPELGGRRGPAHPHSLNTGWTSPGFRAYADHMLTSEFRAGMRALQALAQAHPTAIMCAEATYRRCHRMLVADYLALHGWEVRHILDARRWQPHRLTPFARREGVDVLYPALLPG, encoded by the coding sequence ATCTACACTGTTGGCCACTCCAATCGTGGGTGGGAGGAGTTCCTGGCGGCCTTGCTAGCCCACGGGGTGGGCCATCTGGTGGACATACGACGGTGGCCCACCTCTCGCCGTCATCCTCACTTCTGCCGGGGGCATTTGTCCTGGGCCCTGCCGGCTGCGGGCATTGGCTATTGGCACCTGCCCGAGTTGGGAGGGCGTAGGGGCCCGGCCCATCCCCACTCCCTTAACACGGGCTGGACGAGCCCCGGCTTCCGCGCCTACGCTGACCACATGCTCACCTCCGAATTTCGGGCGGGGATGAGGGCCCTTCAGGCCTTGGCCCAGGCCCACCCCACGGCCATCATGTGCGCCGAGGCTACCTACCGCCGTTGCCACCGCATGCTGGTGGCCGATTATCTCGCCCTCCACGGCTGGGAGGTGCGACACATCCTGGACGCCCGCCGCTGGCAGCCCCACCGGCTCACCCCCTTCGCCCGGCGGGAGGGGGTGGACGTCCTATACCCGGCTCTTCTTCCAGGCTAG
- a CDS encoding thiamine pyrophosphate-binding protein, with protein sequence MAKIHGGEMIARVLQQEGIKEVFTLHGGHIDPILEACDRLGFRIIDVRHEQAAAHMADGWARTTGRLAVCLVTAGPGITDAVTGIANAYMDCVPMLVLAGRSPLRDEDTLPLQAFPQLEMVRPFTKWARCVYHRERIAEYTAMAIRHAITGRPGPVYLEVPVDVLFARAEEEEVIWPQQVRPQNPPAPRAEAVEAILQLLQEAERPVIMAGGGVWFSGGAELLRELAEVTQVPVFMNAKARGAVPEDTPLGYGNFAIFSSSQVQEEAGPADAVLILGARLGLFTGGRQASVIPPQARLAQVDIEGEEIGRLRDVQIGVVADCRETLRLLVAEARKRRWPSRTRWLEVLHRARQARREAFREALEKDVIPIHPFRLAHELAQRLGPDDVVVADGGEAAAWMADAAVMRRPGRFLSHGYLGCLGVGLPFAMAAKLAHPQSRVFLVTGDGSVGLNFAEFESAVRHGLSFVCVIFNDGAWGMSRHGQQIMFRGRTIATELGLVHYERAAAGFGAHPELVQRPQEIGPALDRALATGQVACVNVLIDREVIAPVTLAMMGIAAPPKTEAPQEGKTTLPYYGQREL encoded by the coding sequence ATGGCCAAGATCCACGGCGGCGAGATGATCGCCCGAGTCCTGCAGCAGGAGGGGATAAAGGAGGTGTTCACCCTCCACGGGGGCCACATCGACCCCATCCTGGAGGCGTGCGACCGCCTCGGGTTCCGCATCATCGATGTCCGTCATGAGCAGGCGGCTGCCCACATGGCCGATGGCTGGGCCCGCACCACGGGCCGCCTGGCCGTCTGCCTGGTGACGGCTGGGCCGGGCATCACCGATGCCGTCACAGGCATCGCCAACGCCTACATGGACTGCGTGCCCATGCTGGTGCTGGCGGGCCGCAGCCCCCTGCGGGACGAGGATACCTTACCCCTACAGGCCTTCCCCCAGCTAGAGATGGTGCGCCCCTTCACCAAATGGGCCCGCTGCGTCTACCACCGGGAGCGCATCGCCGAATATACGGCTATGGCCATCCGCCACGCCATCACGGGCCGTCCCGGCCCCGTATACCTGGAGGTGCCGGTGGACGTCCTCTTCGCCCGCGCCGAGGAGGAAGAGGTGATATGGCCGCAGCAGGTACGTCCCCAGAACCCTCCCGCGCCCCGGGCGGAGGCGGTGGAGGCCATCCTTCAGCTGCTGCAGGAGGCGGAGCGCCCGGTCATCATGGCTGGGGGAGGGGTATGGTTCTCGGGCGGGGCGGAGCTGTTGCGGGAGCTGGCGGAGGTCACCCAGGTGCCCGTCTTCATGAACGCCAAGGCCCGCGGCGCTGTCCCTGAGGACACCCCTCTGGGATATGGCAACTTCGCCATCTTCTCCTCATCCCAGGTGCAGGAAGAGGCGGGCCCTGCCGATGCCGTTCTCATCCTCGGGGCCAGGCTGGGCCTATTTACCGGCGGCCGCCAGGCCTCGGTTATCCCACCCCAGGCACGGCTGGCACAGGTGGACATCGAGGGGGAGGAGATCGGCCGGCTGAGGGACGTCCAGATCGGGGTGGTGGCCGACTGCCGGGAGACCTTGCGTCTCTTGGTGGCCGAGGCCAGGAAGAGGCGATGGCCCTCGCGCACCCGTTGGCTGGAGGTTCTCCATCGCGCCCGTCAAGCCCGCCGCGAGGCCTTCCGCGAGGCCCTGGAGAAGGACGTCATACCCATCCACCCCTTCCGCCTGGCCCACGAGTTGGCGCAACGCTTGGGCCCAGACGACGTAGTGGTGGCCGACGGTGGGGAGGCGGCTGCATGGATGGCCGACGCCGCCGTCATGCGCCGGCCAGGGCGCTTCCTCTCCCACGGGTACCTGGGTTGTCTGGGGGTAGGGCTGCCCTTTGCCATGGCCGCCAAGCTGGCCCATCCTCAGAGCCGCGTTTTCCTGGTCACCGGCGATGGCTCGGTGGGCCTCAACTTCGCCGAGTTCGAGTCGGCTGTGCGGCACGGCCTCTCCTTCGTCTGCGTCATCTTCAACGATGGGGCCTGGGGCATGTCCCGTCATGGCCAGCAGATCATGTTCAGGGGGCGCACCATCGCCACCGAGCTAGGGCTGGTGCACTATGAGCGGGCGGCGGCGGGGTTCGGCGCCCATCCCGAGTTGGTGCAGCGTCCCCAGGAGATAGGCCCCGCCCTGGACAGGGCCTTGGCCACCGGCCAGGTGGCCTGTGTCAACGTCCTCATCGACCGGGAGGTCATCGCCCCCGTCACCCTGGCCATGATGGGGATAGCAGCACCACCCAAGACAGAAGCTCCCCAGGAGGGCAAGACCACCCTACCCTACTACGGGCAGCGGGAGCTCTAG
- the ffh gene encoding signal recognition particle protein: MFEALTERLHKVFQGLARRGVVGERDLEEALKEVRLALLEADVHVQVVRQFLERVRERAQGAQVHRSLTPVQQVIDIVHQELTSLLGGGHVGLILAPSPPTVVMLVGLKGGGKTTTCAKLALMLRRQGHRPLMVAADPFRMAAAEQLQSLGRQLQVPVLVGQGGPQEVAQALHQEARRLGATVALVDTFGCLALDGQELEGLTALRQALRPQEIILVADAMTGQEAVRAAQTFHEALGLTGVVLTKADGDARGGAALSIRAVTGVPIKWVGTGEKPNALEPFHPDRFASRILGMGDILTLIEKAKEEVSRQEAEALAQRARRGEITLEDLLAQLQKLQRMGPISQLLGLLPGAASLPAQSLDAALGERYLKRAEAIILSMTPEERRRPEIIDGSRKRRIARGSGTSPAEVNQLLDQYWQMRRLLQHLSKTQGRQPMGRWRIR, translated from the coding sequence ATGTTCGAGGCCCTGACCGAGAGGCTGCACAAGGTCTTCCAGGGCCTGGCCCGCCGGGGCGTCGTCGGCGAGAGGGATCTGGAAGAGGCCCTTAAGGAGGTCCGCTTGGCCCTCCTGGAGGCCGATGTCCATGTTCAAGTGGTGCGCCAGTTCTTGGAGCGGGTGCGGGAGAGGGCGCAAGGGGCCCAGGTCCACCGCTCTCTCACCCCCGTGCAGCAGGTGATCGATATCGTCCACCAGGAGCTGACGTCCCTTCTGGGGGGAGGCCATGTGGGCCTCATCCTAGCGCCTTCACCTCCCACGGTGGTCATGCTGGTGGGGCTCAAAGGTGGAGGGAAGACGACCACCTGCGCCAAGCTGGCCCTCATGCTGCGCCGTCAGGGGCATAGGCCCCTTATGGTGGCCGCCGACCCCTTCCGCATGGCTGCCGCCGAGCAGCTACAGTCCCTCGGGCGGCAGTTGCAGGTGCCGGTGCTGGTAGGGCAAGGGGGGCCGCAAGAGGTTGCCCAGGCCCTTCACCAAGAGGCCCGGCGCCTGGGCGCTACCGTGGCCCTAGTGGACACCTTCGGCTGCCTGGCCCTGGACGGCCAGGAGCTGGAGGGCCTCACGGCCCTGCGGCAGGCCCTGCGCCCCCAGGAGATCATCCTGGTGGCCGATGCCATGACGGGTCAGGAGGCGGTGCGGGCGGCCCAGACCTTCCATGAGGCCCTGGGCCTCACTGGCGTGGTCCTCACCAAGGCCGATGGCGATGCCCGCGGTGGCGCTGCCCTCTCCATCCGGGCCGTCACTGGCGTGCCCATCAAGTGGGTGGGCACAGGCGAGAAGCCTAACGCCTTGGAGCCCTTCCACCCCGACCGCTTCGCCAGCCGCATCCTGGGCATGGGTGACATCCTCACCCTCATCGAGAAGGCCAAGGAGGAGGTCAGCCGACAGGAGGCGGAGGCCCTGGCGCAGCGGGCCCGCCGCGGCGAGATCACCCTGGAGGACCTGTTGGCCCAGCTCCAGAAGCTTCAGCGCATGGGGCCCATATCGCAGCTCCTGGGCCTCCTGCCGGGCGCTGCCTCCCTGCCTGCTCAGTCCCTGGACGCCGCCCTGGGCGAGCGTTACCTGAAGCGGGCAGAGGCCATCATCCTCTCCATGACCCCTGAAGAAAGGCGGCGCCCGGAGATCATCGACGGCAGCCGCAAGCGACGCATCGCCCGCGGCTCGGGCACCAGCCCGGCAGAGGTGAACCAATTGCTGGACCAATACTGGCAGATGCGCCGGCTGCTACAGCACCTCTCCAAGACCCAGGGTCGTCAGCCCATGGGCCGCTGGCGCATACGTTAA
- the rpsP gene encoding 30S ribosomal protein S16 produces the protein MLRIRLARHGRRNRPFYRIVVADARAPRDGKFVDVVGWYDPLPEPAQIHVEEERAIHWLRQGAQPTEAVAKLFTKLGIMEKAGKEPFVYTKHLARIAAAKTRTPGTED, from the coding sequence TTGTTGAGGATCCGTTTGGCAAGACACGGGCGGCGCAACCGCCCCTTCTACCGCATCGTGGTGGCCGACGCCCGCGCCCCTAGGGACGGCAAGTTCGTGGACGTGGTGGGCTGGTACGATCCCCTGCCCGAGCCAGCCCAAATCCATGTGGAGGAGGAGCGGGCCATCCATTGGCTTCGTCAGGGCGCCCAGCCCACGGAGGCGGTGGCCAAGCTCTTCACCAAGTTGGGCATCATGGAGAAGGCGGGCAAGGAGCCCTTCGTCTATACCAAGCACCTCGCCCGCATCGCGGCGGCCAAGACCCGCACCCCTGGCACGGAGGATTAG
- a CDS encoding KH domain-containing protein, whose protein sequence is MKELVELVAKAIVDHPDQVEVTQEDLGDQVVLRLRVAEEDMGRIIGKQGRIANALRTLLRVAAARQGTKAVLEIG, encoded by the coding sequence ATGAAGGAGTTGGTGGAGCTAGTGGCCAAGGCCATCGTCGACCACCCCGACCAGGTGGAGGTGACCCAGGAGGACCTGGGCGACCAGGTAGTCCTCCGCTTGCGGGTGGCGGAGGAGGACATGGGCAGGATCATCGGCAAGCAGGGACGCATCGCCAATGCCTTGCGCACCCTGCTGCGGGTGGCTGCTGCCCGTCAGGGCACCAAG